The Acidobacteriota bacterium genomic interval ACCGCGGTTCCCACCGTGATCGACCACCTGGATCGAGGCGTTCTGGCCGCCGCGGCCCACGCGCGCCGCCACGCCGGGGCGACCATGGCCGGCCGCACCTGGTTACAGCAGGCGACACCGGTGACCTTCGGGCTCAAGGCGGCAGGCTGGGCGGACGCGCTGGACCGCGTGCGGGGCCGGCTGCGGGCCGCGCTCGACGGCGCGCTCGTGCTGCAGCTCGGCGGCGCTTCGGGCACCCTGGCGTCGCTCGGGCCGCAGGGCCCGGCCGTCACCGAGGCGCTGGCCGCCCGCCTCGGCCTGCCGGCCCCGGACGTCCCCTGGCACGCGCACCGCGACCGGTTCGCGCAGCTCGCCTGCGCCCTCGGCATCGCGGCCGGCACGGCCGGCAAGATCGGGCGCGACGTCGCCCTGCTGGCGCAGACCGAGGTCGGCGAAGTCAGCGAGCGGCCGGGGCAGGGACGCGGCGGGTCGTCGACGATGCCGCAGAAGCAGAATCCGGTCGCGGCGTCCATCGCGCTGGCCGCCGCCGGCCGCGCGCCCGGACTGGTGGCGACGATGCTCGGCGCCCTGGTGCAGGAGCACGAGCGCGGCCTCGGCGGCTGGCAGGTCGAATGGGATACGCTGCCCGATCTGGTGGTGATTGCGGCGGGCGGGGCGCGGGCGGCAACCGACGCGCTGGACGGACTGGCCGTCGACACCGGTCGCATGCGCGCCAACGCCGACGCCTCCGGCGGCATCCTCCTGGCCGAATCCGTCGCCATGGCGCTCGCCGGGTCGATCGGCAAGCACGAGGCGCACGCCTGCATCGCGGGGGCGTGCAGGCGAGCCGAGGCCGAGCGACGTCCCCTGGCCGACGTGCTGGCCGACGACCCGCTGGTGGCGCGACATCTCGATTCCGCGGCCATCGCGCGGCTGCTCTCGGCGGACGACTACCTGGGCGCCACCCGCACCTACATCGACCGGGTCCTGGAGCGGCTGGACGCTCCCGGCGGAGACGATGCACGTCGACGCTGACGGCCGCCGGCTCTCGTTCTCGATCACCGGGGCCGGAGCAGGACGGCCGTCGAGCTCCTGACACACCGAGGCTGCAATGGACGACAGCGAACGGCACGCGGCGGGAATGGCGATACGGCGGGAGATTCTGGGCGACGCCTACGTCAACCGGACGGTCGCCGATACGACCGACGCCACCACGGAGATCCAGGACCTGATCACGCGCTACGCGTGGGGAGAAGTCTGGACGCGGCCGGGCCTCGACCACCGCACGCGCCGCGTGCTGGTGATCGGCACGCAGATCGCGCTCCGGCAGTGGGACCAGTACCGGATACACGTGCGGGCGGCGCTCGCCGAGGGCGGGTTCTCCATGGACGACATCAACGAGATCGTGCTCCAGCAGGCGATCTACTGCGGGGCGCCGGCGGCGCTGACGGCCATCAACGTCGCTCGGCAGGTCCTCGACGAGATCGGGGACGGCTCATGACCGCGGGGGATGCCGGCCCGGCCGCCGGCGCCGCGAGCCCCGCCGCACCGGGGTCGGGCGCCCAGGGCACAAGCGGCTCGAACGTCACCACTGCCGGGCTGCTGGGCGCGGCGGCCCTGACCGGCTTCATCCTGATCCTGCCGACGCCGGAAGGGCTCCCGCCGGAGGCGCATCGGCTGGCCGCGCTGTTCGCCGGCGTGCTGGTGCTGTGGTCCACCGAGGCGCTGCCGATCGCGGTGACCTCCCTGCTGGCCCTGGCCCTGCAGCCGCTCTTCGGCCTCACCTCGCTGGTCAGCGGGCGGCCGCCCACCCCCGGCGCCATCTTCGGGGCGGCCGCCGCCAACTTCATGAGCAGCGTCTTCTTCTTCGTGCTCGTGATGTTCGCCATCGCCTACGCGTGGGTGAAGACCGGCCTGGCCCGCCGCTTCGCGCTGTGGCTGATCGCGCGGGCGGGCACCGACGCCACGCGGGCCGTGTACGTGTTCATGATCGGCACCGGCCTGATCTCGATGGTCGTTTCCGACGTGCCCGCCGCCGCCATCTTCATGGCCATCGCCGTCGGCATCCTCGACAAGCTGGGGCTGCGGCCCGGCTCCCGCTTCGGCCGGGCGGTGATGATCGGCATCCCGATCGCGGCGCTGATCGGCGGCGTCGGCACGCCGGCGGGCAGCTCGATCAACCTGCTCGGCCTGGTCATGATCGAGCAGGCCGGCGGCGAGCGCGTCCCGTTCCTGCACTGGATGGCGATCGGCATCCCGATGGTAGCCGTCCTGCTGCCGGTGGCGGCCTGGGTGCTGGTGAAGTTCTTTCCACCGGAGATCGCCTCCATCGGCGACCTGGAGGAGATTCACGACGAGCGGCGCCGGATCGGGCCGGTCAGCACCGCCGAGTGGAAGGTGATCGCCATCATGGGGGCGATGCTCACCCTCTGGATCGCCAGCACGTGGCTGCCGGTGTTCGACACCTTCCTGGTCGCCGTCGTCGGCGCTGTGGCGATGTTCCTGCCCGGCATCGGCCTCTTCACCTGGAAGGAGGTCCAGCAGGTCACCGGCTGGGACACGCTGATGGTGATCGGCGGCGTGACGTCGCTGGGCCAGGCGTCGTCGCGGACCGGTCTGGCGGCGTGGCTCGCCGAGTCGGCCCTGGGCGGCCTCGCCGACTGGAACGCCGTCGCCCTCATCGCCGCGATCAGCGCCTTCACGGTGGTCATCCACCTGATGCTGCCGATCGCGCCGGTCATCAACGCCGTGATGATCCCGCCGATCATGGTGCTCGGCGCGGCGGCCGGCGTGAACCCGGCCCTCTACGCGCTGCCGGTCATCTTCACCGCGTCGTGCGCCTTCCTGCTGCCGCTCGACGCCGTGCCCCTGGTCACCTACAGCCGGGGCTACTACCGGATGTTCGACATGCTGCCGCCAGGCCTCGTGATCAGCGCGGTATGGGTCGTGCTGATGACGGCGCTGCTGATCGTGATCGGGCCGCTGGTGGGGTTGCTGTAGGCCGGACCACGGGTTCCGCCGACACCCGATGCAGGGCGTTGTGGTAACGCCGCTATGCCGCCGGCCGGCCGAGCGTGCTGATCCAGCCGATCACGCAGACGGCGGCGACCCCGACCAGGTTGTGCCACATGAACGACACGTCGGTGAGAGTGGCGACCACGGCCACCGACGCCATGCCGCCGATCAGGCCCCAAAAGGCGCCGGCGGCGGTGGAGCGGGGCATGCCAACCGCGAGGACGAAGACCCCGAGCAGCGAGCCGTAGAAGAATGACCCGAAGCGGTTGACCACCTCGATCAGCGAGCCGAGGTTGGCGGCGTAGAGCGCGATAATCGCGGCGAAGATGCCCCAGAAGCCGGTGGCCAGCTTCGACACCAGGAGATAGTGCGCGTCGGACGCGCCCGGCCGGAAGTGGCGGCGGTAGAAGTCGATGGTGCTGGCCGCCGACAACGCGTTGAGCTCGGCCGCGATGCTCGACATGGCCGCCGCGAAGATGGCGGCGATCAGCAGCCCGACGAGACCGATGGGAAGCTGGGTGGTGATGAAGGTCGGGAAGACGTAGTTGACGTCGCTGTAGGCGGCGTCCCCCGTCACGTCGCGCACCAGGTCTCGCGCACGCGCCCTGACGTCGTTGACCCGTCCGTCGCTCTCCACGAAAGCCGCCGTGGCGGACTGCGCCGCCCCGTCGTCGCCCGCCTGCCGCGCCGCCACCACCGCCGCCGCGTCGGCGCGCCGGTCGGCATGGGCGGCCCGGAACTCGTCGTCGAGCGCGCGGTACTCGCCCGCCCGGCCGCTCGCCTCGACCGCCGCCTCGTGCGACGCGTTGAAGAGCATCGGCGGCTCGGTGAACAGGTAGAAGCAGAAGACGAGCACGCCCATCGTCAGGATGAGCACCTGCAGCGGAATCTTCGCGAACGCGCTCATCAGCAGCGACTGCCGCCCCGCGTCCACCGACTTCGCGGTCAGGTAGCGCTGTACCTGGCTCTGGTCGCAGCCGAAGTAGCCCAGCGCCAGGAACAGCCCGCCGATGAGGCCCGACCAGAAGGTGTAGGTCTCGTTCAGGTCGAAGGTGAAGTCGATCGCCTGCAACCGCCCGGTGGCGCCGGCGACATGGAGCACCGGCTCGAGGCTCACGTCGTCCGGCAGGCCGACGATGAGGGCGGTCACCGCGGCGGTGACGCCGATCATGATCACCACCATCTGCTTGACGTCGGCCCAGGTGACGGCCTGCACCCCGCCCAGCATCGTGTACAGGGTCGTCGGAATCCCGATGGCCAGGATCGTGAGCGGCAGGCTCCACCCGAGCACGATGGAGAGGATGACGGCCGGCGCCGCGATGACCACCCCCGCCCCGAGGCCGCGCGAGAGCAGGAACAGCAGGCTCGTCAGCGCCCGCGTCCGCGCGTCGAAGCGCCGCTCCAGGTACTCGTAGGCGGTGAACACCCGCGCCCGGTGGAAGAACGGCACCAGGGTCACCGACAGGATGATCATCGCCAGCGGCAGCCCGAAGTAGAACTGCACGAAGCGGATGCCGTCGTCGTAGCCCTGCCCGGTGGTGCCGACCAGGGTGATCGCGCTCATCTGGGTCGCCATCACCGACAGCCCGACCGCCCACCACGGCAGCGAGCGCGACGCCAGGAAGTAGCCGTCGACCGCGCCGGTGCCTCGCGCGCGCTTCACGCCGTCGTAGAGGACCCAGGCGAGGTAGGCGACGATGATCGTCCAGTCGAGGAGGTGCATCGGACAGGCTCGGGAGCGGTGTTCACGCGGCGAAGTACCGGGAGAGGAGCCACAGCGCCACGAGCACCAGGACCTCGACGACGACGACCGCGACGTAGATGCGGGTCACAGGGCGAGTATAGCCGGGGAACGGCGGCGGCCCACCGCCGTCTCGTCCTGACCGCTTGACCGCCAATATGGTCTAGTCTAGACTAGTGTATATTTATTGCGACGGCATTAGCCACCGGGAGCGCCGAATGGTCACCTCTGAACGCAAGTCTCCGCGCGCCTGGACCGTCGCCGAGGCGAAGGCCCGACTGTCCGAGGTGCTGCGCCGGGCGGAGGACGAGGGGCCGCAACGAATCGGCACCCGCAAGGAGTTCGTCGTCGTCCCGGCCAGCGTCTGGGACGAGAGGAACGAACCGGGACCGTCGCTGGGACAGTGGCTGATCGCGCACGCCCCTCGCATCGGAGCGCTCGAGCTCCCGCCACGCGATGAAGGAGAGGAGCGTCCCGGCGCGTTCGAGGACTGGACGGAGGACGACTGGAAGGCCCTCGAACAGGAGCACCGCGACCGGGAGACCGGCGAGTGACCGGATTCCTCCTCGACACCAACGTCGTTTCCGAAGCGATCAAACCGGAACCGGACCCCCGCGTGACCGAGTTTCTGCGCGACCGGCACGACCGTGTCTGGCTCTCCGTCGTTGTGCTGTACGAGATGGAATACGGGGTCCACTTGCTCCCGCGGGGACGGCGCCGCCTCGCGGTTGCGACCCTGATCGCCGGGATGGTCACGAACTACGAGAACCGCATCCTGCCGCTGAGTCGCGAGGCTGCCCAACGGGCGGCGATGCTGCGCGCACGGGCACGTCGCGCCGGAAGGCCCGGACAGACTGCCGACGCGCTGATCGCCGGCACCGCCGCCGCCAACGAACTCGTCGTGGCGACCCGCGACACCGGCGACTTCGCCCCCTTCGACGTCGAGGTCCTGAACCCGTGGACAGGCGGCGGGGGTTGACGTCCCCGGTGGTTGGCGTCAGCTGCGACATCGCGGCGAAGGCCGCGGCGCGGATGCGATGGTCAGGATCCATGGCGGCGAAGCCGGCCGGACGTCCGGGCGTGCGACGACGAGCCCTGCCGGACGCGCTTCAAGCGGTGACGGATCATCTCACAGTTGCCGCGACAACTGGCATCTGATCCCAGGTCCGGCCGTCCAGCGTGCGGCCTGCGCGCTTCTTGAACACGCCTCCCCACTGTTTGAAGAAGAACGGCACGTTGCGTCGCACGCACCCGTCCCGGATCGCTCTGACCCACTCGGCCTGCATCGGTCGGGCGCCGGGACCCGATTCGCCCCCGACAATCACCCAGTCGATACCGCTCAAATCCAGACCGGGCAGCGGACCCAACAGAGGCTCCAGCGACAGGAATTTCGTTCGGGCGCCGGATCCCACGAGCAGCGCCCGACGACCGAGCCATCTCTCCGATTCGATACTCGTACCGAGCCAGATGTTCGGCGTCCAATGCAACCGCTTCTCGAATAGCTTGACGCGGTCCGGCCGCTTGGTCAGCACCTGAAAGGCGTGCTGACCGGCTCGGTTCATGACGTCGAACACTGCCTCAATGAACGGCGCCGGCACCGAGCTATGGAAGAGATCCGACATCGAGTTGACGAACACCAGTCGCGGCCGCCTCCAGCGAAGCGGCTCGGCCAACGCGTTCTCGTGCACCGCGACGTCGAATCCGCGCCGGTACTTGCCGACGCCCATGGCCTGTAGCCGCCTCGCCATTCGCTCGGCGTAGCAATGCGCGCACCCCGGGCTGATCTTCGAGCACCCGGTAACGGGGTTCCACGTGGTCTCGGTCCACTCAATGCCTGAGCGCGTGGACATGACTACATGCGATCCAGGATGTGACCTGCGATGCGCGTCGCAGGTCCGATTCCCCGTGGGTTCCCGACACAGAACATGAACTCGAACAGCGGCGATCCAGTGGAGGTCTTGAGACGTCTGGAAGTCGACAGGAAACGCTGGCCGAACAGGCGCTCGAGGTTTTTCTTGTAGATGCTCACCAGGCCGTCGACGCCGCTCTGGCGCTCCGATCCAGAATCTCCAAAGAGATTCCGCTGTGGGCTTTGCGTATACAATTCACGCCAACTCTGATCGCCGAAGACTCGGGTCAGGCGACTCACCCACCCGGGCGAGATGTCATCCGGTTTCCGCGACCTGGGTAGCATGCGAACAATCGCAGAAACGGGGAACAGGATCCATGTATCCAGCGCCTGGAAGTCCGCTATCGCCTTGATGGTGGACCATTCGACCTCGGTGGCGAACGGATCGAGAAACAACACGCCTCGCCACGTACGCCAGTCCTTGCGAAGATCGCAAAGAGAGCTGTTCGCCTCGGAGTTTTCGACCGTGATTCTCCTGCCGGGGTACTCGTCCCGGAGCTTCTCCAGGTGCGCACACCGTGCGGGATCCTTCTCGATGAAGACCAACTCGTCGAACGGCTTGTCGCGGATTTGAATGGCGCGTCGGGTCGAGCCGCCACGGAAGCCCACAGCGTCACGATCCTCTTGCAGGTCGATTAGGCCGGTGCCGGCGAAGGCATCGATGTACACCAGCTTGAACGGCGTGCTCTTCAGCGCCGTCGTGTAGGCATCGAGATAGCGCTCGAGGATTCCCAGCTTTTCTTCTGTCCACGCTCCGCCGAATTGCATCGTCCCTCCGTGCACGACCGCCGTCCGCAGATGATAGCACGGATGTTCGCATTTTATTCGCCACCCCTTCCAGCCGTGCTCATGCTGCCACGCAAGGAACGGCCCGCGCCACGCACTACGCGCGCAGCGTCTGTGGCCGAGACTCGCACAGCACCGGGCTGGAGCGAGGTCAGCACTCGATGACGTTGACCGGCACGTGCACCACGTGCACCGCGAGGCCGCCGCGAGAGGTCTCCTTGTACTTCTCCTGCATGTCGCGGCCGGTGTCGCGCATCGTCCGGATCACCTTGTCCAGCGACACCACGTGCTCGCCGCTGCCGCGCAGCGCCAGGCGCGCCGCGTTGATCGCCTTGACCGCGGCCATGGCGTTGCGCTCGATGCAGGGGATCTGCACCAGTCCGCCGATCGGGTCGCAGGTGAGGCCGAGATTGTGCTCCATGGCGATCTCGGCCGCGTTCTCCGCCTGCGCCGGCGTGCCGCCGAAGACCTCGGTGAAGCCGGCCGCGGCCATCGAGCAAGCCGAGCCCACCTCGCCCTGGGGCGCGACAGCGCCACCGGGCAGGCGCCCCGCGCCCGGTCGTCGGGTCGAACCGGGTTCTCACCGACCTGCCGCGGTGGTACGATCCGGCACAGATGAGCAACGAATCCGCAGCCCCGAAGAGCCTGCCGGTCGCCCGCGTCCTCGTGGGCGTCGTCGCCGTCATCGCCCTGGCCGCGCTCGGCCGGCAGTTCGGCGTCTTTCTCGACCGGTTCGTCGATTGGGTCGACGGTCTCGGGGCGCTCGGACCGATCGTCTTCATGCTGGGCTACGTCGCCGCCACGGTGGCGTTCATCCCGGGGTCCGTGCTCACACTGGCCGCCGGCGCGATCTTCGGGCTCGGGCAGGGGGTCGTCTACGTCATGATCGGCGCCACGACCGGCGCCTCGCTCGCGTTCCTCCTCGCCCGCTTCGTCGCCCGCGAGGCGATTGCTCAGCGGGTGGCCGGGAACCCGCGGTTCGCCGCGATCGACCGCGCCGTCGGACGCGAGGGGTTCAAGATCGTCCTTCTGCTCCGCCTCTCGCCGGTCTTCCCGTTCAACATGCTGAACTACGGCCTGGGGCTGACGAACGTGCGTTTCGTCGACTACGTGGCGGCCTCCATCGGGATGCTGCCCGGCTCGCTCCTCTACACCTACTCCGGCTTCGTGGCCGGCGACATCGTGCGCCTGACCAGCGAGACCGGTCCCGACCGGGGCCCCGGCTACTACGCCGTCGTCGCTCTGGGCCTGCTCGCAACCATAGCCGTGACGACCATCGTCACGCGCACAGCGCGGCGCGCCATCAGGGAAGCGACCGGCGAGACCGAGCCCGCGGCCGGCTGAGTCTCCCGGTGCCGACCTGGCCCGGCAATCGTCCCCAGCGATTCCGATTGCACAACTACCGGAAGGCGTACCGAAGACGCACGCCCGCCCGCCGCGGAGCCAGCACGTTGGCGAAATAGCGGCGCGACCGGAAGCCGTCCTCGGTGACGCCAATCAGATCGGGAGTCTGGCGCACGCCCGTGACCGCGTACTCGTCGAGCAGATTGTCCGCATAGAACGTCAGGGTCCAGGCGTCCCTGGAGATCGATGCCGACAGGTTGTGCAGGTCGTAGGCCGGCAGCGTCTCGCCACCCGCCCGCATCCCGATCCGCGTGAGGACGTCGCCGACGTAGCTGTAGCCGTACTGCACGTCGAACGCCATGTCGTCGCCGAGCAGCGTGGCGTAGGAGGCGAGCAGGCTCCCCTGCTGCCGCGGCGCGCCCGAGAGCCGGTCGCCCGCGAAGGCGTCGGCGCCGCCGTCGAGCAGGCCGGGCGAGTCCACGCTCAACTCCGCACGCGTGTACGACCACGAACCCCGGAGCCGCAGAGCGTCGCTTACGCTCGCGGCCGACGCCACCTCCACCCCGCGGCTGACGGCGCCGCCGCCGTTCAGCGTAATCGGCTCGGCGCTGAAGGGGGTGAGGCCGGCCACCTGGATGTCGGTCCAGTCGACGTGGAACAGCGTGCCGCTGAAGGTGACCCGTTCGTCGGCCCACGAGCGCCGCAGCCCCGCTTCGTAGTTGGTGGTGGTGTCCGGCCGGATCAACGCCTGGTCGGCGTAGATGCAACCCGACTGCGGCGGGTCGTTGGCAGGGTCGGCGTCCGTCAGCAGCGCCAGCTCCTCGTCGGTGCAGACCCGGAAGTTGTTGCCGCCGCCGATGCGATAGCCCTCGGACCGCGTGAAATAGACGTTCGTCTCGTCGTCGAGCCGGTAGCTGAGGCTGCCCTTGAACAGGACGCCGCTGTCATCGGACGCGTAGTCGGTGAACGGCGAGTTGTACATCGGCGTGTACGGGAACTCGGTGAGGTTGCCGGTCGCGACGCCGTAGCCGAACCAGCGGCCGCCCCCCGTCACCCGCCACCGCTCGCCGAGGTTGCGCGAGATCTCGCCGAACAACGCGCGTTCGTCCACCGCCTGCGTGCCGAGGCTGTAGTACTCGACCGGCTCGGCTACGGGGCTGCCGGACAGGATCGGCGTGACGCCGGAGAACGCGGACAGCCCGGGCGCGTACTCGAAGCTCGTCCCGCTGCTGTCGTACCGATTGAAGAAAACGCCGCCGACCCAGCGCCATGGACCGTCGCCGGTGGAAACCAGGCGGGTCTCCCAGTTGAGCCGCTCCTCGCGCGAATCCTCCCGCGTGTAGGCGGAGAACGAGCGAAACTGCGACGTCAGGTCCGCGACCGAGATGCCGGGGTCGAGGGCCTGCGCCCGCGCCAGCGCGGGGAACGTGCCGGGCAGCAGCCCCCCTATGCCGAACGCCTGGATCAGCAGGTCGGTCTGGTCGCGCTGCCCCTGCGCCGAGAATCGGGAGTAGCCGGCCGCCGAGGTCAGCTCCACCGCCCCCGGCGCCCAGGTCACCTCGAGGCTCAGCAGCTCGTTTTTCCGGTCGTTGGGCTCCAGGTAACGGTGCGCGGAGACGTAGCGCCCGGTGTCGAAAGACCGCGCGTGGTTGACCTGCCGCGCGCCCACCCGCTGGTCCTGCAGGTGGTAGGCGAAGAGCGCGGACAGGTCCGCGGTCGCGTTCCATAAGAGGGAGAGCCGCGCTGCGAGCGTGTCCTCGGTGTTGGCGTCCGGCTCCGACCGCAGGTTCGCGGCCACCGCCTGCGGATCCGCCAGGTCCGGCTCCGGCTCGGATACGCCGGGCGTGCGGAGCAGGTAGTCGTAGTCGATGAACCCCGGATCGGCGAAGCGGTCGACGGAACCGCGCAGCGCCAGCCGGCGCTCGACCAACGGCAGGTTGAACGTGAGGCCGGCGTCCGAGCCGGGCGCCCCGCCGTGGGCCAGTGCGAACAGGTCGCCGCGGACCTCCAGCGTGCGGCGTTCGGTGTCCGGGCGGCGCGGTAGATAGCGCACCGCACCGGCCAGCGTGCCGGCGCCGTACAGCGTCCCCTGCGGTCCGAGCAGCACCTCCACCCGCTCGATGTCGTGCAGCCGGAGGTCGACCGCCAGCGGGATGTCGCCGAGGTAGGTGGCGACCCCGTTGTTGTAGTTGTTGCCCGCCGCCTCCGACCCGTTCAGCGCGTCGGTATGCAGGCCGCGCACGATGACGACGTTGCTGCCCCGCGCACCCTGATCGACGACCGTGAGACCGGGAGTCCAGCGCGACAGCTCCGTCAGGTTGTCGATCGCCCGCCGCTCGATGTCCGCGCCGGTCACCGCCGAGATGCTCATCGGCACCTGCTGCAGCGGCTCCTCGATGCGGGTCGCGGAGACGACCACCGCCTCGTCGAACGCCGCCAGTCGGAGGGTGATGCCCGGCAGCTCCACCGGATCGGCAGCGACCTCGACCCCGTCCACCGTCACCTCGCCGAAGCCGCTCAGGAAGACGGTCACCGTGTAGACACCTGGGGAAGGAGCGGCGAACGTGAAGCGGCCCGCGGCATCGGTCACCGTGGAACGCGAACCCTCCGGGCCGCCGAGCAGCGTGACGGCCGCACCGGGCAGCACGGCGCCGGTCGCGTCGACGACCGTGCCGGTGAGCTGCCCCTCCTGCGCGGCGCCGGGCGCCGGCGCGGCGATGACCAGACCGAAGACGACCGCAGAAGTCAATGCGTAGCGAAGCATGGAGCCCCCCTCGGGAACCGGCGTCGAGGTCGGTGCCGAACGCCCGCCGCGAACCGGGAATCGTGATAACACGAATCTCCGCTGGCACACATTCGTTTTATCACGTGTCCGCGGAAACGGGCGATTCAGCGGGTCACCGCGGGGCCGCACCGTTGCCCGCGAGTCGCAGGTTGCGCCGGCCGGACCCGCCGACATAGAATTCTGCCGGCGCGGGCGATCCCCGACGTGAGGGGTCGTGTCGCCCGCGCAGGACACGGGAACACGATTCGAATCGCCCCGCACGCATTCCCCACGGAACGGAGCGGGTCAGAGACAGCGTGACGCTGCACGAAAGGAGTCACGACGTTGGCTGACGTGACGACCACCGAGCACGCCGCCCCGGCGGCGGATGCGCACGGGCACGACGAACACGCCCACGACGACCACGGCCACCACGACCTCGGCTTCTGGCAGACGTACGTGTTCTCCGTCGATCACAAGGTGATCGGCATCCAGTACGCCGTGACGGGGCTGCTCTTCCTGCTGTTCGGCTTCCTGCTGATGATGCTGATGCGCTGGCAGATCGCCTACCCCGGGGAGCCGATTCCCCTGATCGGCGAGTGGCTGGGCGACGAGCGGGCGCCCGGCGGCATCATGCTGCCGGAGTTCTACAACCAGCTCGGGGCCATGCACGGCACCATCATGGTGTTCCTCGGGGTCGTGCCG includes:
- the pcaB gene encoding 3-carboxy-cis,cis-muconate cycloisomerase, whose translation is MTHGARLHARVLGDADVAAHFSGRAQLQAMLDVEAALAAAEAQVGVIPPGCVAPIRAAARAELYDRVRIAVEATETGNPVIPVVRHLTARVEESDAEAARFVHWGATSQDVLDTGLVLQLRTAVPTVIDHLDRGVLAAAAHARRHAGATMAGRTWLQQATPVTFGLKAAGWADALDRVRGRLRAALDGALVLQLGGASGTLASLGPQGPAVTEALAARLGLPAPDVPWHAHRDRFAQLACALGIAAGTAGKIGRDVALLAQTEVGEVSERPGQGRGGSSTMPQKQNPVAASIALAAAGRAPGLVATMLGALVQEHERGLGGWQVEWDTLPDLVVIAAGGARAATDALDGLAVDTGRMRANADASGGILLAESVAMALAGSIGKHEAHACIAGACRRAEAERRPLADVLADDPLVARHLDSAAIARLLSADDYLGATRTYIDRVLERLDAPGGDDARRR
- a CDS encoding gamma-carboxymuconolactone decarboxylase, with protein sequence MDDSERHAAGMAIRREILGDAYVNRTVADTTDATTEIQDLITRYAWGEVWTRPGLDHRTRRVLVIGTQIALRQWDQYRIHVRAALAEGGFSMDDINEIVLQQAIYCGAPAALTAINVARQVLDEIGDGS
- a CDS encoding DASS family sodium-coupled anion symporter, translating into MTAGDAGPAAGAASPAAPGSGAQGTSGSNVTTAGLLGAAALTGFILILPTPEGLPPEAHRLAALFAGVLVLWSTEALPIAVTSLLALALQPLFGLTSLVSGRPPTPGAIFGAAAANFMSSVFFFVLVMFAIAYAWVKTGLARRFALWLIARAGTDATRAVYVFMIGTGLISMVVSDVPAAAIFMAIAVGILDKLGLRPGSRFGRAVMIGIPIAALIGGVGTPAGSSINLLGLVMIEQAGGERVPFLHWMAIGIPMVAVLLPVAAWVLVKFFPPEIASIGDLEEIHDERRRIGPVSTAEWKVIAIMGAMLTLWIASTWLPVFDTFLVAVVGAVAMFLPGIGLFTWKEVQQVTGWDTLMVIGGVTSLGQASSRTGLAAWLAESALGGLADWNAVALIAAISAFTVVIHLMLPIAPVINAVMIPPIMVLGAAAGVNPALYALPVIFTASCAFLLPLDAVPLVTYSRGYYRMFDMLPPGLVISAVWVVLMTALLIVIGPLVGLL
- a CDS encoding sodium:solute symporter, which gives rise to MHLLDWTIIVAYLAWVLYDGVKRARGTGAVDGYFLASRSLPWWAVGLSVMATQMSAITLVGTTGQGYDDGIRFVQFYFGLPLAMIILSVTLVPFFHRARVFTAYEYLERRFDARTRALTSLLFLLSRGLGAGVVIAAPAVILSIVLGWSLPLTILAIGIPTTLYTMLGGVQAVTWADVKQMVVIMIGVTAAVTALIVGLPDDVSLEPVLHVAGATGRLQAIDFTFDLNETYTFWSGLIGGLFLALGYFGCDQSQVQRYLTAKSVDAGRQSLLMSAFAKIPLQVLILTMGVLVFCFYLFTEPPMLFNASHEAAVEASGRAGEYRALDDEFRAAHADRRADAAAVVAARQAGDDGAAQSATAAFVESDGRVNDVRARARDLVRDVTGDAAYSDVNYVFPTFITTQLPIGLVGLLIAAIFAAAMSSIAAELNALSAASTIDFYRRHFRPGASDAHYLLVSKLATGFWGIFAAIIALYAANLGSLIEVVNRFGSFFYGSLLGVFVLAVGMPRSTAAGAFWGLIGGMASVAVVATLTDVSFMWHNLVGVAAVCVIGWISTLGRPAA
- a CDS encoding type II toxin-antitoxin system prevent-host-death family antitoxin yields the protein MVTSERKSPRAWTVAEAKARLSEVLRRAEDEGPQRIGTRKEFVVVPASVWDERNEPGPSLGQWLIAHAPRIGALELPPRDEGEERPGAFEDWTEDDWKALEQEHRDRETGE
- a CDS encoding type II toxin-antitoxin system VapC family toxin, giving the protein MDGGRLEGPRTGAPRPGDRRVTGFLLDTNVVSEAIKPEPDPRVTEFLRDRHDRVWLSVVVLYEMEYGVHLLPRGRRRLAVATLIAGMVTNYENRILPLSREAAQRAAMLRARARRAGRPGQTADALIAGTAAANELVVATRDTGDFAPFDVEVLNPWTGGGG
- a CDS encoding phage Gp37/Gp68 family protein, which produces MSTRSGIEWTETTWNPVTGCSKISPGCAHCYAERMARRLQAMGVGKYRRGFDVAVHENALAEPLRWRRPRLVFVNSMSDLFHSSVPAPFIEAVFDVMNRAGQHAFQVLTKRPDRVKLFEKRLHWTPNIWLGTSIESERWLGRRALLVGSGARTKFLSLEPLLGPLPGLDLSGIDWVIVGGESGPGARPMQAEWVRAIRDGCVRRNVPFFFKQWGGVFKKRAGRTLDGRTWDQMPVVAATVR
- the tcmP gene encoding three-Cys-motif partner protein TcmP, with protein sequence MQFGGAWTEEKLGILERYLDAYTTALKSTPFKLVYIDAFAGTGLIDLQEDRDAVGFRGGSTRRAIQIRDKPFDELVFIEKDPARCAHLEKLRDEYPGRRITVENSEANSSLCDLRKDWRTWRGVLFLDPFATEVEWSTIKAIADFQALDTWILFPVSAIVRMLPRSRKPDDISPGWVSRLTRVFGDQSWRELYTQSPQRNLFGDSGSERQSGVDGLVSIYKKNLERLFGQRFLSTSRRLKTSTGSPLFEFMFCVGNPRGIGPATRIAGHILDRM
- a CDS encoding TVP38/TMEM64 family protein: MSNESAAPKSLPVARVLVGVVAVIALAALGRQFGVFLDRFVDWVDGLGALGPIVFMLGYVAATVAFIPGSVLTLAAGAIFGLGQGVVYVMIGATTGASLAFLLARFVAREAIAQRVAGNPRFAAIDRAVGREGFKIVLLLRLSPVFPFNMLNYGLGLTNVRFVDYVAASIGMLPGSLLYTYSGFVAGDIVRLTSETGPDRGPGYYAVVALGLLATIAVTTIVTRTARRAIREATGETEPAAG